The Benincasa hispida cultivar B227 chromosome 9, ASM972705v1, whole genome shotgun sequence genome has a segment encoding these proteins:
- the LOC120085290 gene encoding type I inositol polyphosphate 5-phosphatase 4-like, protein MRDENSKKSKLSWPKTLVKKWFNMKNKAEDFVSDDIAYRGGDEEWRSNCSKRETCTVKKSKTDRSNKRHPDRTRRGKIDLDATLVTDVQNYRVFVSTWNVAGKSPPNCLNLEDWLHASPPADIYVLGFQEIVPLNAGNVLGTEDNGPAKKWLALIRKTLNSLPGTSGSCHTPSPIPDPVVELEADFEGSTRQKASSFFHRRSFQSLSRSMRMDNDMSVPQPRLDRRFSVCDRVMFGHQPGDHDPSYRWGSSDDENGDSPVASHYSPFSYNGFLPMEDRDNRHSGHSRYCLVASKQMVGIFLTVWVRNDLRDDIRNMKVSCVGRGLMGYLGNKGSISISMSLHQTSFCFICTHLTSGQKEGDELRRNSDVMEILRKTRFPRVHGMGDENSPQTILEHDRIIWLGDLNYRIALSYRSAKALVEMQNWKALLENDQLRLEQRRGHVFEGWNEGKIYFPPTYKYSNNSDRYAGDTRHPKEKRRTPAWCDRILWYGRGLHQLSYVRGESRFSDHRPVYCIFLAEVESINHSRIKKSMSYSSSRIEVEELLPCMYGHPEMNFF, encoded by the exons ATGAGAGATGAGAATTCAAAGAAAAGCAAG CTCTCATGGCCTAAAACACTGGTTAAGAAGTGGTTCAACATGAAGAACAAGGCCGAGGATTTCGTATCGGATGATATCGCTTATAGAG GTGGTGATGAAGAGTGGAGGAGCAACTGTTCAAAGAGGGAGACGTGCACTGTCAAGAAAAGCAAAACAG ACAGATCCAACAAACGGCATCCAGATCGAACTCGTAGAGGCAAGATCGACCTTGATGCTACACTAGTTACTGATGTGCAAAATTATAG GGTTTTTGTTTCCACTTGGAATGTGGCTGGTAAGTCACCTCCCAACTGTTTGAATCTTGAAGACTGGCTTCATGCTTCCCCTCCGGCCGATATCTATGTTCTCGG GTTTCAAGAAATTGTTCCTTTGAATGCTGGTAATGTCTTGGGCACAGAAGACAATGGTCCAGCCAAGAAATGGTTGGCTTTGATTAGGAAGACTCTGAACAGTCTTCCTGGCACTAGTGGGAGttgtcacacaccttctcctaTCCCCGATCCGGTAGTGGAATTAGAAGCAGATTTCGAAGGATCAACAAGGCAGAAGGCTTCGTCGTTTTTCCATCGGAGATCATTTCAATCACTGAGCCGCAGCATGAGAATGGATAATGATATGTCAGTGCCACAACCACGACTTGATCGACGGTTCAGTGTATGTGATCGGGTTATGTTTGGGCATCAACCGGGTGATCATGATCCAAGTTACAGATGGGGGTCCTCAGATGATGAGAATGGGGATTCACCAGTTGCCTCACACTATTCACCCTTCTCTTATAATGGTTTTCTTCCCATGGAGGATAGAGATAATAGACATTCTGGACACTCAAGGTACTGTTTAGTTGCAAGCAAACAAATGGTCGGCATATTCTTAACCGTATGGGTGAGGAATGATCTCCGAGACGACATTCGAAACATGAAAGTATCTTGTGTAGGTAGAGGATTAATGGGTTATCTTGGGAATAAG GGATCAATTTCAATTAGTATGTCTTTGCACCAAACAAGTTTCTGCTTCATCTGTACTCATCTGACCTCTGGTCAAAAGGAGGGTGATGAACTTCGGAGAAATTCTGATGTCATGGAGATTCTCAGAAAAACAAGGTTTCCTAGAGTTCATGGCATGGGGGATGAGAACTCTCCTCAGACGATTTTAGAGCATGA TCGAATTATTTGGCTTGGAGACTTGAATTATCGAATTGCATTATCATATCGATCTGCAAAGGCTCTTGTCGAGATGCAAAATTGGAAGGCATTGTTAGAAAACGATCAG TTACGACTTGAGCAGAGACGGGGCCATGTCTTCGAAGGATGGAACGAAGGAAAGATATACTTTCCTCCCACATACAAGTATTCAAATAATTCAGATCGATATGCAGGAGATACGAGGCATccgaaagaaaagagaagaactCCTGCTTG GTGCGATCGCATACTATGGTACGGAAGAGGCCTTCACCAATTATCCTATGTACGTGGAGAATCAAGATTTTCAGATCATAGACCTGTGTACTGCATATTCTTAGCCGAAGTCGAATCTATAAACCATAGCCGCATCAAGAAAAGTATGAGCTATTCGAGTTCCCGGATCGAAGTAGAAGAGCTGCTGCCATGTATGTATGGACACCCTGAAATGAACTTCTTCTGA